Part of the Syntrophus gentianae genome, GCGATCCATCGGTTCCATCTCCGAATAGGGGAGGGAATTTGAGGCGACATCAAAATCATAGAGGTTACCCAGGATAAAGCGGCTGGTGTTGCGGATCCGGCGATAGGCCTCAACCAGGCGTTTGAGGATTTCGTCTGAAATCCTGATATCGTCCGTATAATCCGCTGACGCCACCCAGAGGCGGAGGATTTCTGCGCCATAGGCATCAATGACCTGCTGGGATTCGATGACGTTGCCCACGGATTTGGACATCTTTTTGCCTTCTCCGTCTACGACGAAGCCGTGCGTCAGGACATTGCGATAAGGGGCGCGGCTGCGTGTTCCCACAGACTCCAGCAGCGAGGAATGAAACCAGCCCCGGTGCTGGTCGCTGCCTTCCAGGTACATGTCCGAAGGCGAGCGGAGGTTGGGCCATTGCTCCAGGACTGCGGCATGGCTGACCCCGGAATCAAACCAGACATCGAGGATATTTGTTTCCTTCCGGAATTCCTTGCCTTGACATTCCGGACAGACAATCCCGGGGGGCAGAAGATCCGCAGCCTCCCGTTCAAACCAGACATCTGCGCCGAATTTCCGGACGAGACCCACCAGATGATTCATGATCTCCGAATTCATCAGATGGGCGCCGCAGGATTCGCAGTAAAACATGGTGATCGGAACGCCCCACAGGCGCTGCCGAGAGATACACCAGTCCGGGCGGTTCTCAATCATTCCGTAAATCCTGTCCCGTCCCCAGGAAGGAATCCAACGCACGCTTTCCACCGCTTCCAGGGCCTTTTTCCTCAGATCATTCTTTTCCATGGAGATGAACCACTGCTCCGTGGAGCGGAAAATGATCGGATTCTTACACCGCCAGCAGTGGGGATAGGAATGCTCAATATCCACGAGCCCCAGCAGGGCGCCGACTTCCTTTAGCTTCCGGTTGACGCTGTCGTTGGCGTCAAAGACGAACTCGCCTGCAAAATCGGCTACATCGGGGGTAAAGCGCCCGTCGGCATCGACGGGGGCGTAGTTGTCCAAGCCATATTTCATTCCGATTTCGTAGTCCTCCTGCCCGTGGCCCGGGGCGATATGGACACAGCCCGTTCCGGCATCTAAAGTGACAAAGGGAGCCAGAATGACGAGGCTTTCCCGGTCAATCAAAGGGTGACGGGCTTTTTGACCTTCCAGGACCGCTCCGGGAAATTCATCCAGAATCTCGTAAGACTTCCCGCGGTAACCGAAGGCGTCGATGCAGTAATCCAGCATCTCCTTGGCAAAGATCAGGACATCTTCTTCAAACTTGACCGCCACGTATTCAAATTCTTCGTGGAGGGCAATGGCCAGATTCGCAGGGATCGTCCAGGGAGTTGTCGTCCAGATGACGATGCTGACCTTCTGTCCGGTCAGTTTGGGCCGCACCGCCGCGATATCTGAGATCATGGGGAACTTTACATAGATGGAAGGCGTGGTATGATCGGCATACTCAACTTCCGCCTCAGCCAGGGCCGTTTTACAGGAGGCGCACCAGTACACGGGTTTCTTTCCCTTATAAACCGCTCCGTTCAGATAGAGCTTCCCGAACTCCTCGACCGTCGTCGCCTCATAGTCGTAGCTCATGGTCAGATAGGGGTGGTCCCATTCCCCGAAAACCCCAAGACGAACGAACTGCTCCCGTTGAATCCCCACGTATTTGTCGGCATAGACCCGGCAGAGACGCCTCTTTTCCGTCTGGGACAACTCCGCCTTCTTCTCTCCAAGCTCCTTGTCCACCTGGTGTTCGATGGGTAGGCCATGGCAATCCCATCCCGGAACATAAACACAGTCAAAGCCGATCATGGTCTTGGATTTGATGACGATATCCTTGATAATCTTGTTGAGGGCCGTCCCGAGGTGGATGTTGCCGTTCGCGTAGGGAGGTCCATCGTGAAGGATATAGGATTCATGACCCTGGGAGGCCTCGCGGATACGGTCGTAGATGCGGATTTCGTCCCATTTTTTCAGTTGTTCAGGTTCCTTCTTGGCCAGATTCGCCTTCATGGGGAAATCGGTCTTGGGTAGATTCAGGCTGTCTTTATAATCCATGGGTTGCTCCTCGAATATTGGTCAAAGAGATTTTTAAAAAAATCCTCCGGCTGAGTTTGATGGCTCAGGAGAAAGGAAGCAGAAACTGTTAAGCGGCAAGGCCGGGGAAAAACAGAAGGCCCGTATTTCGGCGTGGATGGCTTTCGCTTCCCTTTGATTGCAACAATGTTGCCTATCACAGAAGACCCTGATTTTCAAGTCAAAGTAAATCGGACCATCCTTTAAAGAGGGCGAGAGCGTTGACGGATTTGCTCTCGGAGTTGCAGGGGAAAAACAGCCCCAGATGAGATCAGATGAGATCAGACTTTCAAACAACCCTTTTTGAGACGATTGTATCCCTCTGCCAGTCTGCTTCATTCCTCTCCGGGTAATCGATATTGTAATGCAACCCCCTGCTTTCCTTCCTGAGCTTGGCGCACTGGACGATCAGTTTGGCTGCGGTCGTGATATTGCGAAGTTCAATGAGGTCTTTTGTAATAAAGAATTGCTGATAGTATTCGTCGATTTCCCGGCTGATCATATCGATACGCCTTTCAGCCCGTTCCAAACGTTTGTTGGAACGGACGATGCCGACATAATTCCACATGCACCGTCGGATTTCATCCCAGTTGTGCGAGACAACGACCGATTCGTCGCTTTCATTGGCCTTCTGCTGACCCCAGGGAGGGATGGCAAGGGAAACTCCCCTGTGCTGAGAAAACCGTTCGGAGATCCTGACAAAGGCCCGGTGGGCATAGACGACGGCTTCGAGGAGGGAGTTGCTGGCCAGCCGATTGGCTCCGTGAAGACCCGTGCAGGATACCTCCCCCAGGGCGAAAAGCCCGTCGATGTTCGTTTCACCGTAATGATTGACCACGACACCGCCACAGAGATAGTGGGCTGCGGGAACAACGGGAATGGCTTCCCGGGTCATATCGATGCCGAATTCAAGGCATTTGTGGTAAATATTGGGAAAGCGGTCGAGAATAAACGCCTGATCTCGATGGGAAATGTCAAGAAGGACATAATCTTCGCCTGATTTCTTCAGCTCGTAGTCAATGGCTTTGGCGACCACATCCCGGGGCGCCAGGCTTTTCATGGGATGGTATCTGTCCATGAACGGTTCGCCGTTTTTCAGCTTCAGGATGCCACCTTCCCCTCGGACAGCTTCACTGATCAGAAAAAATTTGGCTTCAGGATGATAGAGACAGGTGGGGTGAAACTGGATGAACTCCATGTTTGAGATTAGGGCGCCCGCCCGGTAAGCCATGGCGACGCCGTCTGCCGTTGCAATGTCCGGATTGGTTGTAATGAGATAAACCTTGCCCGCGCCCCCTGTTGCCAGAATGACAAAGTCGGCAAGAAAGGTGTGAACCTCATTGGAAAGGATATCGAGTACGTAAGCGCCGAGGCAGCGGTCCGGAGGACCCTTTTCCTCATCTGTCAGGGAAGACATCATGATCAGATCGACAGCCAGATGATTCTCATAGACGGAAATTTTGGGGTTGGAGCCGGTCTTATCGTTCAGGGCGCGTTCAATTTCACTACCCGTCAGATCCTTGGCGTGAAGCACCCTCCGCATCGAATGGCCACCCTCACGGCCCAGGTCGTAAACCGTAGAAGAGCCTGACTGCGACTTCGTGAATTCGACACCCCAGTCAACGAGTTCTTTGATCCTTTCAGGGGCTTCCGTAACAACGAATTTGACGACCTCGTCCTTACAGAGCCCGGCCCCGCAAAGCATCGTATCGCGGATATGATATTCGAACCGATCCGCCGAATCCGAAACAGCGGCAATGCCGCCTTGGGCGTAATTGGTGTTGGCTTCAGATTTTTCTTTTTTGGTGACAATAGCCACCGTACCCAACTCGGCGGCCTTGATGGCGAAACTGAGGCCGGCGATGCCGCTGCCCAGAACCAAAAAATCCGTTTTAATTTCCATAGGGAAGATTTTCTTTCAGAGAATAGGTATGAAGAAAAGTTTATTTACAAACACTTATTTTTTCTATATAACCATCCCCAGTTTTTGTACAAGGAAATATTTCGAATATGATCGTTTTAGGTATTGAATCATCCTGCGATGAAACAGCAGCCGCAGTCGTTCGTGATGGCAGGATCCTGCTTTCCAATGTCATTGCCTCTCAGATAAAAGACCATTCAAAGTACGGCGGCGTGGTGCCAGAAATCGCGTCGCGAAAGCACATGGAAGCCATTGTTCCGGTTATTCTACAGGCCCTTGATGATGCCGGAATGGAATTGTCGGATATCGAGGGGATCGCCGTAACAAGAGGTCCGGGACTCGTCGGATCTCTCCTTGTTGGTCTTTCCGTTGCCAAAGCCCTGGCCTTTTCCCGGAGACTTCCCTGGGTGGGAGTAAATCACCTGGAAGCCCATATCGCCTCGGTCTTCCTTAATGAAAAAGCGCCGGTCTTCCCCTTTGTGGCCCTTGTGGTATCGGGGGGACACACCAACATTTATTATGTGGAAAATTTCGGAGTCTTCACCCTTCTGGGGCAAACGAGGGACGACGCAGCCGGTGAGGCTTTTGACAAGGCGGCTAAGCTCCTGGACATCGGATACCCGGGAGGCATGATTATTGATAACCTGGCAAAGGAAGGAAACCGGAATTTACTGCCTTTTCCCAGGGCCATGCGGGATAGCCTCGATTTCAGCTTCAGCGGAGTCAAAACGTCTCTTCTGGTGCATGTAAAAAAACATGGGAAGCCCTCATCACGCCAGGATCTAGCTCATCTGGCGGCAGGATATCAGGAAGCCATTGTTGATGTTTTGGTCGAGAAGACGCTGAAGGCCGCTGAATTGAAATCCGCCACGCAGGTTGTTGTTTGCGGTGGGGTGGCCTCCAACAGCCGCTTGAGGGAGCATTTTGCAGAGAGAAGCGCGGAAGACGGAATCGATCTTTTTATTCCCCCTCCCGTACTTTGTACCGATAATGCCGCCATGGTTGCCGTTGTGGGTGAAAATCTATTGAGCAGGGGAAAAATCGATGAGTTCAGTCTCAATGCCGTATCGAGATGGCCGCTCGACTTACCCCTTTCGGTCGAGTAAAGCATGACCATACGACAAAGGATGCAAAATTTTTATCAGCAGTTTCTCAGTCTCAAAGGGGATCCGACCTCCATTGCCTGTGGCATGGCCATGGGGGTATTTGTCGGCATTACGCCGACAATTCCTTTTCACACTCTCATGGTTGTGGTTTTCGGTTTTTTATTCAAAATAAATCTGACCTCCGCTTATCTCGGATCCTGGCTGGTGTGCAATCCATTCACCATCCCGCTGCTTTATCTCGGCGAGTATCAGATCGGTCGATATATCCTCGGGCGAGGCGAATCGGAGCTCGTCATAAGAGAATATTCGTTTTCCGCTCTCCTCCAGCTGGGTTGGGATGTGTGCGCACCTCTGCTCATAGGCGGGTTTGTCCTGGCCGTCCTGGTTACCGTGCCGGCTTACTTCCTCTCTTACCGCTTCATCTCCGCAGTTCGGAAGAACGAATCCCATGAGATCTGTTCGGCAGATACTCCGTGATTTCGATATTCGGCCGGAGAAGCGGCTGGGGCAGTCGTTCCTTGTCGATCTCTCCGTCATGGAAAAAATCGTAGACATCGCCGATATCAGGAGAGAAGAAACCGTTGTGGAGATCGGCTCCGGGTTGGGGATCATGACCGCCATGATCGCCGACAGGGCAGGGCAAGTGACTGCCGTGGAAGTTGATAGGAAACTGATTCCCATCCTCAGGGAACGGCTTGAAGGCCACGGCAATGTCGAATTGATCCAGAAAGACATCCTCGAATACGACTTCCTGCCGAAAAAGGGAGAAAGCCCGGATCAGAAAGTCAAGATTGTGGGCAATATCCCTTACAGCATTTCTTCGCCAATCCTCTTTCACATTCTTGAAAATAGAAAAAAAATCTCGGCAGCCGTGCTGATGATGCAAAAGGAAGTGGCTGACCGCCTCTGCGCCGTTCCCGGAACGAAGGCCTATGGAATTCCATCTGTCCTTTTTGGACTTCATACCCGGATTTCACGGGAACTCACCGTGGCACCGGAATGTTTTTACCCGAAACCTCAGGTAACCTCTTCCGTCGTAAAAATCTCAATTTTTGAAGAACCGCCTTTCCCTGTCCTGGATCAAAGCCTGTTTACTCTTCTGGTTAAAACAGCTTTTGCAAAACGCCGTAAGACTCTGTTCAACAATCTCAAAAGCAGGGATTGGCAGGGTCATGATTACAAGAATCTCCAGCATCTTCTGGAAAAGTTGGGGATAGGTGAAATGAGAAGGGCTGAAGAACTGTCAATTCAACAATTTGCAGAGCTGAGCAATGCCCTTTCGGAGATATGAAATAAAGAAATAAATATTCTTGACAAGGCGAAAGTCTGTCTGTATAGGAATCAGTGCCGCTTGGATCCGGTACAGGACTGAGACGGAAGGCGCAGCCATTGGAATATATAGGGATAATAGCCTCCCCGTCTAGTACGGTGAGGTTTTTTTTATGGGGAATAATCAGCCGATGAAGATCATTGCTACGGTTCCGGAGATGCAGCGTTATTCGGAGGCCCTGAGGAATTCAGGAAAAAAGATCGCCTTCGTCCCGACAATGGGATATTTTCACGACGGGCATCTCAATCTCATGCGCGAAGCAAGAAAACAGGGCGATTGCGTTGTCATCAGCATCTACGTCAACCCCACCCAGTTCGGGCCATCGGAAGATCTTGAGAAATATCCCCGAAACTTCGAGAGAGACAGCAAATTGGCAGAAGAGGTCGGTGTTGACGTCATTTTCTTCCCCTCAAATGCCGAGATGTATCCGGATCACTATCAGACCTATGTAACCGTGGAGGAAGTGACGAAAAATCTCTGCGGCTTGTCACGACCCGTTCATTTTCGAGGCGTAGCCACGGTCTGTGCGAAACTGTTCAATATGGTCAAGCCGCATATGGCGATCTTCGGGAAAAAAGATTTCCAGCAGCTGGTCACGATCAAGCGCATGGTGTCTGATTTGAACATGGACCTTCAGATCTTCGGCCTGCCTACGACGAGAGAAACGGATGGACTGGCGATGAGTTCGCGCAATGTTTATCTGAGTCCGGAAGAAAGGCAGTCCGCCCTGTGTCTGAGCCTTTCCCTGAAAAAAGCCAAAGAATCGTACGATCAGGGGGAACGGGACGCCGGCCGCATACTGGAATCGATTACCAACTATATTAAAGGGATTCCTTTCACCAGAATTGATTACATAAAAATCTGCGACACGACGACCATGCAGGATGTCAGCAGCCTTGAGAAAGAATCTGTTCTGGCCCTTGCTGTTTTTGTCGGTTCTACAAGACTTATAGACAATTACGTGTTCGGTGAAGAACTGAACATCGAATAAAAAAGAAAATACGAGATCGGGCTGGGATTTCTCCCAGTTCCGGCAGGAAGGTGAATTCATGCAAAGGGTGATGCTTAAATCCAAAATTCACAGAGCGACCGTAACAGACGCGGATCTTCATTATGAGGGCAGTATTTCCATCGATGAAGCGTTAATGGAAGCTGCAGGACTTTTGCCTTATGAAAAAGTCTCCATTTATGATGTGAATAATGGTGAGCGTTTTTCCACCTACGTCATCACGGGTAAACGGGATTCAGGGGTAATCTGCCTGAATGGCGCCGCGGCGAGAAAAGTTGCCAAAGGGGACTTGGTCATTATTGCCAGTTACGTGTATGTGGACGGCGACGAAGCAAAGGGTTGGAAGCCCGTTGCCGTGTTTGTTGACCAGGACAACCACATCAAGCATTAGTTTACGCAATGGCGGGATAGGAAGATTGGCATCGAACCACTCTTTTGATAGGGACTTTTTGTTTTTTTCTATCTGAAATGTAACTCATCAAGAAAACAACAAAACAGGGGTATGGGTGAAGTTCATGCTCCTGTTTTGCTGTTTTTTCCCACTGATCCTTTCCATGGCCATTACAAATGGTCCCTTATTTGCATTTTTAAATATAACAAGACTTCATCATATATCTGACAGCAGCATTTCGAGAGCATGACATTCCTTGGAAAAAAACTAAGAGGCATCTTTTTAACAGGACTGGCGGTGACTGTCCCGCTCGGACTGACGATTTATATCCTTTCCTTCCTTGTCAGGATCATGGACAGCCTCCTGGACATTATTCCCCAGCCGTATCAACCGGGAACTCTGTTGGGAATCCACATTCCCGGATCGGGAATCATCGTTACACTGGCCATTATCTTTGTCTGCGGACTCATCACTCAAAGTTATCTCGGCACAAAATTCGTCAATTTCGGAGAATCCCTGCTGGATAAAATTCCCGTTGTTCGCAGCATTTATCAGGCAACGAAACAAATTTTTGAAAATATTTTTCTCAACAAGAATCAAAGTTTTAAAAAAGTTGTTCTTGTTGAATTTCCCCGTCAAGGGATATATAGTCTCGGATTCGTCACCGGAATAACCGGAAAAGAATTTTCAGATAAGATGGGCGAAGAAGCCCTTCATGTCTTTATTCCCAAAACGCCCAATCCAACAGCGGGTTTTTTTATCATGGCCCGCAGTGATGAGTTGATTGAATTGGATATGTCCGTAGAGGCAGCCTTTACGCTCATCATATCCGGGGGGATCGTTACACCACCGAATAGATCGGGAAGTAAAGGATCTGTGAAAAGAGCTCAAAGAGCACTAACGGTAGATGTGTAAAATTTTTTAAGAGGATTTGAATATCGATCATTATGAACAAGGAAGATAAAGGAGAAGATTCAATGCGGATTACATCAGAAAGCGTGAAAGTTGGACATCCGGATATCGTTGCGGATTCCATTGCGGCCAATATCATTGCGGCCATTCTGGATAAGGAAAAAGAGAGAGGCTTGACCGTGGACAACATGCCCCATTGCGGCATAGAAGTCTTTCTTGGCAAGGGGCTCTGCATTGTCGGGGGTGAAGTAGCCACCCGTGTTTATGTGGATATTGAGAGATCTGTCCGGGATACGGTTCTGAAGCTCGGGTACTGTGATTATGAACTCGGTCTGAACGGGAATTCCATGGGTATTCTCAATACGATCATTCCGCAGTCACCGGATATCAACATCGGCACGCGTGCCGACCTGGGCAAGTACAAAGAAATCGGTGCGGGAGATCAGGGAATTATTTTCGGATTCGCCTGTGATGAAACGCCGGAGTTACTCCCCCTGCCTTATGTGCTGGCCACCCGGATGATGAGGGCTTTTGAGGAGATCAATAATCCAGTCTTCGCTCCCGATGGAAAAGGGCAGGTTACCGTGGAATATGACAACGATGGCCGACCCCAGCGGGTTGCCACGGTCTTGATGTCCAATGCCATTGATTACCGTCATGTGCCGGAGGGGTTCCGAAACAGCATCGAGCCTCTGGCCAAACAGATCGCCATGAGCTGCTTAAAAGACTGGGTGGATGAACAGACGGATTTCCTCTTTAATCCAACGGGTGAATGGCAGGCGGTTAATTCCTGCAGTTCCGCCGATTCAGGTGTAACCGGCAGAAAGCTGGTTGTGCAGCTTTATGGAGGATACCCTGGTGCTCAGATCGGGGGAGGCTCCGTTGTAAATAAAACATCTGAGAAGGTTGACTGCTCCGCGGCTCTGGGCGCCCGTTACGTGGCAAAAAACATTGTTGCGGCAGGACTGGCAAGGAAATGTGCGATTCAGTTGTCCTATGCGATCGGGATTGCCCGCCCGATTTCCATTTATGTCCATACCTTTGGCACAGGCATCATTTCGGATGAAAAGATCGGGACGCTGATCCGGGAATATTTTGATCTTTCACCGCGAGGCATGATCGAACGGTTCAACCTCCTTGACGGCGATGTCTATAGAAAACTGCCGAAGACGCTCTTCCTAGGCGATTATAACTGGGAAAATACGGATGTGGTGGATCAATTGAAAGGCGCCGCCAATATTTAACAAGCTCAAAATGTGCTGTATCCGCAGAATTGGAGGAGAAAGATGAGTTTTCTGGAGATTCACGCTTTGTTGCCTTATCGGGTGGCAGATCTATCCCTTGCAGAGTGGGGGCGAAAGGAGATGTCCCTGGCCGAAAATGAAATGCCGGGACTGATGGCTGTAAGGGCGAAATATGGGCAGACGAAGCCTCTTGCAGGTCTGAAGGTGATGGGCAGTCTTCACATGACCATTCAGACGGCCATGCTGATCGAGACTCTTAAAATTCTGGGTGCAGATATCCGCTGGGCTTCCTGCAATATTTTCTCGACACAGGACCATGCCGCCGCTGCGATTGCCAAAGCGGGAACGGCGGCCGTTTATGCCTGGAAAGGTGAAAGCCTCGAAGAATACTGGTGGTGTACCGAACAGGCATTGACGTGGCCGGACGGCAGCGGCCCGGATCTCATCGTCGACGATGGTGGAGACGCCACCCTTTTTATTCATCAGGGGGCGCGCTTCGAGAAGAATCCTGATCTGTTAGAGGAGGAGCAGGACAACAAAGAGATGCAGATCATCATGGAAAGGATGAAGCACTCCGTTGCCGCAGATAAATCCCGATGGACCCGAATTGCCGCCGGAATTCGCGGCGTATCGGAAGAAACGACGACGGGTGTGCATCGCCTTTATTCGATGGCCAAGGCGGGGGAACTCCTCTTTCCGGCCATCAATGTCAATGACTCCGTCACCAAGTCGAAATTTGACAACCTTTATGGATGTCGTGAATCACTGGCCGACGGGATCAAACGGGCGACGGACATCATGGTTGCCGGGAAAGTGGTTGTCGTCTGCGGCTATGGAGATGTTGGCAAGGGCTGCGCACAGTCCATGCGCGGATTCGGTGCCAGGGTCATCATTACCGAAGTAGACCCCATCTGTGCCCTTCAGGCTGCAATGGAAGGGTATGAGGTCAAAAGGCTGGAGGATGTCGTCGGCGAGGGGGATATTTTCGTTACGGCGACGGGATGCTGCGATGTCATTACCGGGGAACATATGGAACGCATGAAAAATGAAGCGATCGTATGCAATATCGGTCATTTTGACAGTGAAATCGCCATGTATTACCTGGAAGGAAATCCAGCTTTTCAAAAGGAAGAAATTAAACCCCAGGTCGATAAGTGGACCTTGGCCTCAGGACGCTCCATCATCGTCCTGGCGGAAGGCCGCCTGGTGAATCTGGGCTGCGCTACGGGACATCCCAGTTTTGTGATGAGCAACAGCTTTACCAATCAATGTCTGGCGCAGATCGAACTGGCCGGAAAAAAATATCAGCCGGGCGTCTACACGCTGCCCAAGAAACTGGATGAAGAGGTGGCCAGATTGCACCTCGGACGTCTGGGTGTCCATCTGACATCCCTCACCCAAAAGCAGGCTGATTATCTGGGGGTTCCCGTTGAGGGCCCTTATAAGGCGGAACACTATCGCTACTGATCCATTCGAAGTAAGCTCCCTTATGTTCGAACGTGCTTGAAGAGGTAAAGGGCAGCCGCGCCGAAAATCAGGTTTGCAATCCAGGCTGCAAGAATCGGGGGGAGATTTCCGGATCTCCCCAGCGACATGGTAAAGGCGAAAAGAATCCAGTAAGAAAATCCGATGGTGACGCCGACAAAGATGCTCCCCGCAAGCCCACCGCTCCGTTCAGTTTTCAATGAAAATGAGATGCCGAGAATGGCCAGTATGACGCAGACGAAAGGAAAGGCAATCTTTCCTTGTAGATCAACAAGATACCGTGTCGCATCATAGCCCTCGGAACGAATTTTTTTTACATATTTTCTTAATTCAAAATATCCCATCTGTTCTGAATCTTTCTGGACCACCTGAAAATCAGAGGGCTTTTCCGGAAGATCAAGAATTTTCTCTTTGTAACGTTCCATAAGGGGAAACCCTTCTTCATCAAACCGGATGACCAAAACATTGTAAAAATTCCAGTGATCCTTTTCCCACACGGCACGCTCCGCGTCGACGCGTAAAAGGAGATTCATTTTACGATCCAGATAATTCAGAGTAATTCCCTGAAGAACGTTCTTGGACGGATCATAGAGCTTGAAGCTGTAAATTCCTTTGGCGCCGCGATACCAAATCTGTTCCTGTTTGAAGATTCCCTGAAATTCCTTCTTCCGGATGTCCACCGTCATGATATATTCCGCCTTGGCGTTCGCATAAGGGGTAATCAGTTCACTGAAAATAAACGTAAACAGGGTGATCAGAAAAGAGAGAAGCAATATTGGAACAGATGTCCGGTAGAGACTGATTCCGTTAGCACGCATGGCCACGATCTCACTGTTTTTGGAAAGGG contains:
- the metK gene encoding methionine adenosyltransferase; translation: MRITSESVKVGHPDIVADSIAANIIAAILDKEKERGLTVDNMPHCGIEVFLGKGLCIVGGEVATRVYVDIERSVRDTVLKLGYCDYELGLNGNSMGILNTIIPQSPDINIGTRADLGKYKEIGAGDQGIIFGFACDETPELLPLPYVLATRMMRAFEEINNPVFAPDGKGQVTVEYDNDGRPQRVATVLMSNAIDYRHVPEGFRNSIEPLAKQIAMSCLKDWVDEQTDFLFNPTGEWQAVNSCSSADSGVTGRKLVVQLYGGYPGAQIGGGSVVNKTSEKVDCSAALGARYVAKNIVAAGLARKCAIQLSYAIGIARPISIYVHTFGTGIISDEKIGTLIREYFDLSPRGMIERFNLLDGDVYRKLPKTLFLGDYNWENTDVVDQLKGAANI
- the ahcY gene encoding adenosylhomocysteinase — translated: MSFLEIHALLPYRVADLSLAEWGRKEMSLAENEMPGLMAVRAKYGQTKPLAGLKVMGSLHMTIQTAMLIETLKILGADIRWASCNIFSTQDHAAAAIAKAGTAAVYAWKGESLEEYWWCTEQALTWPDGSGPDLIVDDGGDATLFIHQGARFEKNPDLLEEEQDNKEMQIIMERMKHSVAADKSRWTRIAAGIRGVSEETTTGVHRLYSMAKAGELLFPAINVNDSVTKSKFDNLYGCRESLADGIKRATDIMVAGKVVVVCGYGDVGKGCAQSMRGFGARVIITEVDPICALQAAMEGYEVKRLEDVVGEGDIFVTATGCCDVITGEHMERMKNEAIVCNIGHFDSEIAMYYLEGNPAFQKEEIKPQVDKWTLASGRSIIVLAEGRLVNLGCATGHPSFVMSNSFTNQCLAQIELAGKKYQPGVYTLPKKLDEEVARLHLGRLGVHLTSLTQKQADYLGVPVEGPYKAEHYRY
- the lptG gene encoding LPS export ABC transporter permease LptG gives rise to the protein MKTLDLYISREFLRIFLLVILSFLALFLIIDFFEKLDILMRKSASLDQVLSYFFFRIPMMLSFTIPATVLLSALLTFGSLSKNSEIVAMRANGISLYRTSVPILLLSFLITLFTFIFSELITPYANAKAEYIMTVDIRKKEFQGIFKQEQIWYRGAKGIYSFKLYDPSKNVLQGITLNYLDRKMNLLLRVDAERAVWEKDHWNFYNVLVIRFDEEGFPLMERYKEKILDLPEKPSDFQVVQKDSEQMGYFELRKYVKKIRSEGYDATRYLVDLQGKIAFPFVCVILAILGISFSLKTERSGGLAGSIFVGVTIGFSYWILFAFTMSLGRSGNLPPILAAWIANLIFGAAALYLFKHVRT